In Companilactobacillus allii, one genomic interval encodes:
- a CDS encoding phage tail protein has product MFLHRFFYFNSQSRSEFGLKIGEDITNDQIKDVEAMKKYADSNMQTEPVVELSVNVSYQDDDMKIGDTSYLNAEPLGIQTMITLNGISGNPLTNDSPMTISLDNSKLSHKNINYEISDKLRLSERNNNLLNKTIKKLTSRINMLEVNQNEEA; this is encoded by the coding sequence ATGTTTTTACACCGTTTTTTTTATTTTAATTCACAATCACGTAGCGAATTTGGATTAAAGATAGGCGAAGATATTACTAATGATCAAATCAAAGATGTCGAAGCAATGAAGAAATATGCTGATTCAAATATGCAAACAGAACCAGTTGTTGAATTGTCTGTTAATGTGTCTTATCAAGATGACGACATGAAAATAGGTGATACAAGTTATTTAAATGCAGAGCCTCTCGGAATTCAAACAATGATCACATTGAATGGAATCAGCGGGAATCCATTAACAAATGATAGTCCTATGACAATATCATTAGACAATTCAAAATTATCACACAAAAATATTAATTATGAGATTTCCGATAAATTACGATTATCGGAAAGGAATAATAACTTATTGAATAAAACAATAAAAAAGCTAACTTCAAGAATTAATATGCTTGAAGTTAACCAAAATGAGGAGGCGTAG
- a CDS encoding BppU family phage baseplate upper protein, translating into MVDLGMTTENGMSVTPPLQNPASPNYEKLNTDIPLEQPLIFYLDNSKTFYLPHESTTDEDVHSPQNVVNTLTKERIFEQVNIRQGQSGMQHINCLFLTKDGPVDLTNIVIRFAGKDASEAEISDDEIFDTTQASLGRLTWKPSAVISQVAGRYKTAHFVIENADRTKILTTLDFTINIIANDVSYPRALAFYMSEYQRALFHIKEMETNADKQLNYLLNFESVVISDSLNNLKIQVQESIDDANEKLKAGTDKVDQFISISNNKLTAVNASIDDAQKRMDGIDSQIKSNNILTNDTVIGTMQSALDSGQITINVDNLILDHVVSARIDELNDYITESEGGIA; encoded by the coding sequence ATGGTAGATCTTGGAATGACAACAGAAAATGGAATGTCAGTTACACCGCCTCTTCAAAATCCAGCTAGTCCAAATTATGAGAAGTTAAATACAGATATACCACTAGAACAACCACTAATTTTCTATTTGGATAACTCTAAAACGTTTTACTTGCCTCACGAATCAACAACAGATGAGGACGTTCATTCGCCACAAAATGTTGTTAACACATTAACGAAAGAGCGCATATTTGAACAAGTTAACATTCGACAAGGTCAATCTGGAATGCAACATATTAATTGCTTGTTTCTCACAAAAGATGGTCCAGTTGATTTAACGAATATTGTTATACGTTTTGCTGGTAAAGACGCGAGTGAAGCAGAAATTTCAGATGATGAAATATTTGACACAACCCAAGCAAGTTTAGGACGACTAACTTGGAAACCAAGTGCAGTGATCTCTCAGGTCGCAGGAAGGTACAAGACGGCTCATTTTGTTATTGAGAATGCTGACAGAACTAAAATTTTAACAACATTAGATTTTACAATTAATATTATTGCCAATGACGTGAGCTATCCACGTGCATTGGCTTTTTATATGTCTGAATATCAGCGAGCCTTATTTCACATAAAGGAAATGGAAACCAATGCAGATAAGCAACTAAATTATTTGTTGAATTTTGAATCTGTTGTTATTTCTGATTCGTTAAACAATTTAAAGATTCAAGTCCAAGAATCAATTGACGATGCAAATGAAAAATTGAAAGCAGGAACTGATAAAGTTGATCAATTTATTAGCATTTCAAATAATAAATTAACCGCTGTTAATGCAAGTATTGACGATGCTCAAAAAAGAATGGATGGAATTGATTCTCAAATTAAAAGTAACAATATTTTAACAAACGATACTGTTATTGGAACAATGCAATCTGCTTTGGATAGTGGGCAGATAACTATCAACGTTGATAATTTGATATTAGACCATGTTGTGTCGGCTAGAATCGATGAGTTAAATGACTACATAACTGAGTCAGAAGGAGGAATTGCCTAA
- a CDS encoding XkdX family protein — translation MINLLKMEFGWGTLKKEDITGYIPAVISKEDFKTITGDDFTDD, via the coding sequence ATGATCAACTTACTAAAAATGGAATTCGGATGGGGAACTTTAAAGAAGGAAGATATTACTGGATATATTCCAGCTGTCATTTCAAAGGAAGATTTTAAAACCATCACAGGTGACGATTTCACAGACGACTAG
- a CDS encoding SLAP domain-containing protein codes for MFNPNVIKMNHVLSGDQGDARVAQKKYIIVHESGNDKDTKYADMLSNEVTFMHNNYSSAYTTHFVGYMDTSNEAQIYQIGTPGYVSWGALSANPYAPVQIEFARVYQNDRAKFKQAYHLYIEAIRYYAGLYEIPLKLDEAGNGVKSHQWITNNYGGDHQDPYAYFASMGISKSQFKHDVENGIDEVVQDTKVNRTTITIQNGPKSGIAGWTLEGKIIPGSNSKLVNGSSWLSNGLKKINGLPMYKIANDEYIPKKYTDQAGIVTINGVGGISSVTSTGEKNIGSESKFQDLTQWKTTDKLYQIAGRYYFKVATDEYIDAFYTIGGGNK; via the coding sequence ATGTTTAATCCAAACGTAATTAAAATGAACCATGTGCTATCTGGTGATCAAGGCGATGCACGAGTTGCTCAAAAAAAATATATCATTGTGCATGAATCGGGTAATGACAAGGATACTAAATACGCTGACATGTTATCGAATGAAGTAACATTTATGCATAACAATTATTCAAGTGCCTATACAACACATTTTGTTGGATACATGGATACTTCTAATGAAGCTCAAATCTACCAAATTGGGACACCAGGTTATGTAAGTTGGGGTGCTTTATCAGCAAACCCATACGCCCCAGTACAAATTGAATTCGCACGTGTTTATCAAAATGATAGAGCTAAATTTAAACAAGCATATCACCTATATATAGAAGCAATTCGATATTATGCAGGTTTGTATGAAATTCCGTTGAAACTAGATGAAGCTGGTAATGGCGTTAAATCTCATCAGTGGATTACCAATAATTATGGTGGTGATCACCAAGACCCCTATGCATATTTTGCTTCGATGGGTATTTCAAAATCGCAATTTAAACACGACGTTGAAAATGGGATTGATGAAGTTGTTCAAGATACTAAAGTTAATCGAACCACGATCACTATTCAAAATGGACCTAAAAGTGGTATAGCCGGTTGGACATTGGAAGGTAAAATCATCCCTGGATCTAATTCAAAATTGGTTAATGGTAGTTCTTGGTTATCTAACGGTTTAAAGAAAATTAACGGATTGCCAATGTACAAAATTGCTAACGATGAATACATTCCCAAAAAGTACACCGACCAAGCAGGAATCGTGACAATCAACGGTGTTGGTGGGATTAGTTCGGTTACATCAACAGGCGAAAAGAATATAGGCAGCGAAAGTAAGTTTCAAGATTTAACTCAGTGGAAGACAACGGATAAGTTGTATCAAATCGCAGGACGATATTATTTTAAAGTTGCTACAGATGAATACATTGATGCCTTCTACACAATTGGAGGCGGAAATAAATAA
- a CDS encoding DUF2335 domain-containing protein — MKNQNSMEHKENSTETDDATVTDNADESTVNSEIKATVDNFEKLAPKQREQVISKLEMYSGPIPHPDILKKYDDMYNGAAQEIIDNGVQESVHRRSMESEYLKQNTVRNRRRDWMGFLIGTLGIVFGFYLLYLGHTVVGSIFSGGTLVTLVSVFASNNNSESSEEEDNDGKDSEN, encoded by the coding sequence ATGAAAAATCAAAATTCAATGGAGCATAAAGAAAATAGTACCGAGACGGATGACGCTACTGTCACTGATAATGCTGATGAAAGTACAGTCAATAGTGAAATAAAAGCCACGGTTGATAATTTTGAAAAACTTGCGCCGAAGCAGAGAGAACAAGTTATTTCAAAACTTGAGATGTATAGTGGTCCCATACCACATCCTGATATTTTAAAAAAATATGATGATATGTATAATGGTGCAGCACAGGAGATAATAGACAACGGAGTGCAAGAGTCAGTTCATAGAAGATCTATGGAAAGCGAGTATTTAAAACAAAATACAGTACGAAATCGCAGACGCGATTGGATGGGCTTTCTTATTGGAACTCTTGGCATCGTATTTGGATTCTATCTACTATATCTCGGTCATACCGTTGTAGGAAGTATATTTTCTGGAGGAACTTTAGTAACCTTGGTATCTGTCTTTGCTTCAAATAATAATTCTGAATCTTCTGAAGAAGAAGATAATGATGGTAAAGATTCTGAGAATTAA
- a CDS encoding aldo/keto reductase encodes MYSASDNRYTNNFIRHAGNTGLMLPPISLGLWRHFGSADPLSDRRDVILHAFDKGIFHFDVANHYGDGQTGFGTSEELLGQILKDDLKSYRDELVISTKVGYEIHDGPYGIGTSRKSIIQGINDSLQRLNLDYVDVYYAHRYDDATPIEETVTALNDVVKSGKALYVGVSNYEVPELKKAIAMFKKLNTPFVLDQMSMNLLNNHVETSGLSQLLKDNGAGVIAYGPLCEGLLSERYLKGIPDSFNIHHTNKSLLDNGSDALVAKLNKLNELAKNRDQTLSQMSLAWLLRDPVVASVIIGTTNNDHLDENLQALNNLEFSSNEVEEINMLIK; translated from the coding sequence ATGTATTCTGCATCAGATAATCGTTATACAAATAATTTTATTAGACACGCTGGTAATACCGGCTTGATGTTACCACCGATTTCTCTAGGATTATGGCGCCATTTTGGTAGTGCCGATCCATTAAGTGATAGACGTGATGTGATCTTACACGCCTTTGACAAAGGAATCTTTCACTTTGACGTTGCTAATCATTATGGTGATGGACAAACTGGCTTTGGTACTTCTGAAGAACTTCTTGGTCAAATCCTAAAGGACGACTTGAAATCATATCGTGATGAACTAGTTATTTCTACTAAGGTCGGCTATGAAATACATGACGGACCCTACGGTATTGGAACTTCTCGTAAGTCAATCATCCAAGGTATCAACGACTCGCTTCAAAGATTGAACCTAGATTACGTTGATGTTTATTACGCACATCGTTATGATGATGCTACACCGATCGAAGAGACCGTCACAGCCTTAAATGACGTAGTCAAATCAGGTAAAGCCCTGTACGTTGGTGTATCTAACTACGAAGTACCCGAACTAAAAAAGGCAATTGCGATGTTCAAAAAGCTCAATACTCCATTTGTTCTTGATCAAATGAGTATGAACTTATTGAATAATCACGTTGAAACTAGTGGCCTATCGCAATTACTTAAGGACAATGGTGCCGGAGTAATTGCTTACGGACCATTGTGTGAAGGACTATTGTCTGAGCGCTATCTCAAAGGTATCCCTGATAGCTTCAATATTCATCATACTAATAAGAGCCTCTTGGATAACGGAAGTGACGCCTTAGTTGCTAAATTGAATAAACTCAATGAATTGGCCAAGAACCGTGACCAAACACTAAGTCAGATGTCACTTGCTTGGTTATTACGAGATCCTGTTGTTGCCAGCGTTATTATTGGTACTACTAACAATGACCACCTAGATGAGAATCTTCAAGCTTTGAATAATCTTGAATTCTCTTCAAATGAAGTTGAAGAAATCAACATGTTGATTAAATAA
- a CDS encoding FAD-dependent oxidoreductase, giving the protein MKVSIIGCTHAGTFSAMNILKAHPDWEVSVFERNDNLSFLSCGIALWVSDRVSDPNKMFYSSPDDLAKLGAKMHMLHDVTSIDFDNKKLHVKNLENNEDFEQDYDKLVLTTGSSPIVPNIPGINSSRVQLCKNWTNATELKENAKNINSAIVIGAGYIGAELAEGYATLGKKTTLIDALPDVLAKNFDKNMSKVAEKDYIDNGVTLGLGEKVQAFEEVEDGVIVKTDKNEYKADVAVMSVGFRPNTDMYKDEFETLPNGALIVDKYMHTSKPDVFSAGDAASVFYNPTNDNQYIPLATNAVRQGILVGANIEKDTAEYIGTQSSSAVELFGRTYAASGLTAGHAKALGKKVETVSLEDNYRPEFMLSTTPVLMNLVWDPETRVIVGGALTSMYDVSQSANLLSLAIQKKVTIDELSMVDFFFQPNFDKPVNYVSALAIAAVEKAN; this is encoded by the coding sequence ATGAAGGTTAGTATTATTGGTTGTACACATGCAGGTACATTTTCAGCAATGAATATTTTGAAGGCACATCCAGATTGGGAAGTCTCAGTTTTTGAAAGAAATGATAACTTATCATTTCTATCATGTGGTATTGCCCTTTGGGTAAGTGATCGTGTTTCAGATCCAAATAAAATGTTCTACTCAAGTCCCGATGATTTAGCAAAACTAGGTGCAAAAATGCATATGTTGCATGATGTAACTAGTATTGACTTTGATAATAAAAAACTACACGTTAAGAATCTTGAGAATAATGAAGATTTCGAACAAGATTATGATAAATTAGTCCTTACTACAGGTTCCTCACCGATCGTACCAAATATTCCCGGAATCAATTCCAGTAGAGTTCAATTATGCAAGAACTGGACAAATGCTACAGAGTTGAAAGAGAATGCTAAGAATATTAATAGTGCAATCGTTATCGGTGCCGGCTATATTGGTGCTGAATTAGCTGAAGGTTATGCTACTCTTGGCAAGAAGACGACATTGATCGATGCACTTCCAGATGTTTTGGCAAAGAATTTTGATAAGAATATGTCTAAAGTAGCCGAAAAAGATTATATCGATAATGGCGTAACACTTGGACTTGGCGAGAAAGTTCAAGCGTTCGAAGAAGTAGAAGATGGCGTTATTGTTAAAACAGATAAGAACGAATACAAGGCTGATGTTGCAGTTATGAGCGTTGGATTCCGTCCTAACACAGATATGTACAAAGACGAGTTCGAAACACTACCAAATGGTGCGTTGATCGTTGATAAGTATATGCACACAAGCAAACCAGATGTATTCTCAGCCGGAGATGCTGCATCAGTATTTTATAATCCAACAAATGATAATCAATATATTCCATTGGCAACCAATGCAGTTAGACAAGGTATCTTAGTTGGAGCTAATATCGAAAAAGATACAGCAGAATATATTGGTACACAATCATCATCTGCCGTTGAATTGTTTGGCAGAACATATGCCGCAAGTGGTTTAACAGCTGGACATGCAAAAGCTCTAGGTAAAAAAGTTGAAACAGTATCACTTGAAGACAACTATCGTCCTGAATTCATGTTGTCAACTACACCAGTATTGATGAACTTAGTATGGGATCCAGAGACAAGAGTAATAGTCGGAGGAGCTTTGACAAGTATGTATGATGTATCTCAATCAGCTAATTTGTTGTCATTAGCCATTCAAAAGAAAGTCACAATTGATGAGTTATCAATGGTAGACTTCTTCTTCCAACCAAACTTTGATAAACCAGTTAACTATGTAAGTGCTTTGGCAATTGCAGCAGTTGAGAAAGCAAACTAG
- a CDS encoding YfhO family protein, which produces MIKKNRILYYIGAFGINLAIISVIFWINGLVPFGNYNFLTSDLGTQYIAFLTELRRQLVSGNFHLYLFSQSLGDNFFPIISYYLLSPFNLLLVFFKAQSVPIAADVIIMLKISTMGVTMAYFFKQYFKQSNPSNYIFTVAYGFCGFVASYFYDLMWLDALIMLPIVAVGVMRVIQQHKYVLYYFSILLSIIFNYYLGYMLCIFSVCFFIYLALENNLMKQSNRFVIIRNYLITSILAGLSSAVVLVPTFAGMLKTAKTSFDGFNYLPSASFGFEAFTQLGIGGNTFTQRLQHGPSVFMTSTILILLLSYFFSDRVEKIDKNHSLFLIGILLASMFITTFNTIWHMFQNPAGFPFRNSFIFSFACIFIARKAFSAGVFKDTSTIIKATCTAGGLISIGYATEWLIPRFIERMGYERPDNEYNSYYFWLSLICIVISGFLIYLFQKNHYFGILILLMVSFEGFSNFNSVLGTAYLGDQRVYSHQYSRENDILEDVKHSSHPGHRIVVSKSGLNKAFPEQYNNYNDPILFNINGLSLYSSTLNQDTMMMMNNLGYFSLNVRRVSYFGGTALTNALYGVYFDVSQLNKLYKVNENYDAPTLGFLVNKDVYDFQMIPNRALDNQNRLWQDLNGNNTEYLKNASIQNMSQEDVKKRTKYIYQLKTEARGPLYFYVSPFNYYSSKIYVNGKRISTPQIKVQKSAVMDLGDFKKNESVKVEILTSNPLEINPSYFRTLDSKVFEPTVDKFRANSMKISSDLNHDTIKGTIKVKDASPLLLSVPYDNGWSAYDNGRKVEIHKVVSDLMAIDLSKGYHKIELKYQVPGLKLGWIISITSMITFALYFGYDKYKNKNKSQVK; this is translated from the coding sequence ATGATTAAAAAAAATCGTATCTTATATTATATAGGTGCTTTTGGTATAAATTTGGCCATAATATCAGTTATCTTTTGGATCAATGGGTTAGTTCCATTTGGAAATTATAACTTTTTGACCAGTGACTTGGGGACACAATACATTGCGTTTTTGACAGAGTTAAGACGTCAATTGGTCAGTGGTAATTTTCATTTGTATTTATTCAGCCAATCCTTAGGAGATAATTTCTTTCCTATAATCAGTTATTATTTATTATCGCCGTTTAATTTGTTACTGGTCTTTTTCAAAGCCCAAAGTGTACCGATCGCAGCTGATGTCATAATCATGTTGAAGATATCGACCATGGGTGTGACAATGGCGTATTTCTTCAAACAATATTTCAAACAGTCGAATCCGTCCAACTACATATTCACCGTGGCTTACGGCTTTTGTGGATTTGTTGCTTCGTATTTTTATGATCTCATGTGGCTAGATGCTTTAATTATGTTGCCGATTGTTGCCGTTGGAGTTATGCGAGTTATTCAACAGCATAAGTATGTTTTATATTATTTTTCGATATTATTATCTATTATATTTAATTATTACTTAGGATATATGTTATGTATCTTCTCAGTTTGTTTCTTTATTTACTTGGCATTAGAGAACAATTTAATGAAGCAAAGTAATCGTTTCGTGATAATTAGGAATTATCTTATCACCTCAATATTGGCTGGGCTTAGTTCAGCAGTCGTACTCGTACCAACTTTTGCTGGGATGTTGAAAACGGCGAAGACTTCGTTTGATGGCTTCAATTATTTACCATCAGCCAGTTTTGGATTTGAGGCATTTACTCAACTTGGCATAGGTGGCAATACCTTTACCCAGAGATTACAACATGGACCATCAGTTTTTATGACATCGACAATTCTGATTTTGTTGTTGAGTTATTTCTTTAGTGACCGTGTCGAAAAAATCGACAAGAATCATTCGTTATTCTTAATAGGGATTTTATTAGCCAGTATGTTTATTACGACCTTCAACACAATATGGCATATGTTTCAAAATCCAGCCGGATTCCCGTTTCGAAATAGCTTTATCTTTTCATTTGCTTGCATATTTATAGCAAGAAAAGCCTTCTCGGCTGGTGTGTTTAAAGATACTTCAACAATTATTAAAGCTACTTGTACTGCCGGAGGACTAATTAGTATTGGATACGCTACTGAATGGTTGATTCCACGTTTTATTGAGAGAATGGGTTATGAAAGACCTGATAACGAATACAATAGCTATTATTTCTGGCTGAGTTTGATATGTATTGTCATATCGGGATTTTTGATCTATCTGTTCCAGAAGAATCATTACTTTGGAATTTTGATTTTATTGATGGTTTCATTTGAAGGATTCTCCAATTTTAATTCGGTGTTGGGGACTGCTTATTTGGGTGATCAACGAGTATACAGTCATCAGTATTCACGTGAAAATGATATTTTAGAGGACGTAAAGCACAGTAGTCATCCGGGACACAGAATAGTTGTCTCTAAATCTGGATTGAATAAGGCTTTTCCAGAACAATACAATAATTATAATGATCCAATATTGTTTAATATCAATGGATTGAGTCTTTATAGTTCGACACTCAATCAGGATACGATGATGATGATGAATAACTTAGGCTATTTTAGCTTAAATGTTAGACGTGTGAGTTATTTTGGTGGGACAGCACTGACCAATGCACTTTATGGTGTTTATTTTGATGTAAGTCAGTTGAATAAGCTATACAAGGTCAACGAGAATTACGATGCACCAACTTTGGGCTTTCTTGTTAACAAAGATGTCTACGATTTTCAGATGATACCAAATCGTGCCTTAGATAATCAGAATCGATTATGGCAGGATTTGAATGGAAATAATACTGAATATTTGAAGAATGCTTCGATCCAGAATATGTCGCAAGAAGATGTCAAAAAGAGAACAAAGTACATTTATCAGCTGAAAACTGAAGCAAGAGGACCGTTATACTTCTACGTTTCTCCATTCAATTACTATAGCTCAAAAATATACGTGAATGGTAAGCGTATCAGCACTCCTCAAATCAAAGTTCAAAAGTCTGCCGTTATGGACTTGGGTGATTTTAAGAAAAATGAATCAGTCAAAGTTGAAATACTGACTAGCAATCCACTTGAAATCAATCCTAGCTACTTTAGGACCTTGGATTCAAAAGTATTTGAACCTACTGTTGATAAGTTTAGAGCCAATTCAATGAAAATATCGTCTGATTTGAATCATGATACGATCAAAGGAACTATTAAAGTTAAGGATGCTTCACCGTTATTATTGAGTGTGCCATATGATAACGGTTGGAGCGCATATGATAATGGAAGAAAAGTCGAAATACACAAGGTTGTCAGTGATTTGATGGCGATTGATCTTAGTAAGGGATATCATAAGATAGAGTTGAAATACCAAGTTCCTGGATTGAAGTTGGGATGGATTATTTCAATTACTTCAATGATCACTTTTGCCTTATATTTTGGTTATGATAAATATAAGAATAAGAACAAAAGTCAAGTGAAATAA